Proteins from a genomic interval of Lolium perenne isolate Kyuss_39 chromosome 1, Kyuss_2.0, whole genome shotgun sequence:
- the LOC127349247 gene encoding glyoxysomal fatty acid beta-oxidation multifunctional protein MFP-a isoform X1 has product MAKGRTEMQVGPDGVAVIAIANPPVNALSVDVLYSLNGHYEEAVRRNDVRAIVLTGKGGIFSAGLDLSAFGDIQRNKSEQLKVAYTWVDAMTDILEDAGKPSVTAIDGLALGAGLEISMVCQARISTPNAQLGLSDFQIGLIPGFGGTQRLPRLVGLTKALEMLMLSKPIKAEEAHELGLVDDVVSPNDLLNVARRWALDISESRRPWVRALYKSDKLESPEEAREILNFARVQAREQAANLQHPLVCIDVIEEGIISGPRAGLRKESIAFQELFFSDTCKSLVHVFFSQRATSKVPGITDLGLKPQKVSKVAVVGGGLMGSGIATALILSHYHVILKEVNEKYLSEGIDRIKGNLQSRVSKGKMTEEKYEKTLSLLTGVLDYEKFKNMDLVIEAISENVKLKQQIFAELERHCPSHCFLATNTSTIDLNLIGEKTNSQDRIVGAHFFTPAHIVPLLEIVRTPLTSPQAVLTMLNVGKNIKKTPIVVGNCTGFAVKRMFYPYTQAALFLVDRGMDVYKIDQACTKFGMPIGPFRLADLVGFGVAQTTGMQYLDNFPERVYKSMLIPLMIGDKRTGEASEKGFYKYDSNRKANPDPEITNYVVESRRMAGTTPDPELLKLDDGAIPEILFFPVINEACRVLGENIAVKASDLDIASIFGMGFPSYRGGIMYWADSIGARRIHTKLSEWEVKYGQFFKPCKYLAKRAAGGVSLSAPAMKTMNRAIGKL; this is encoded by the exons ATGGCGAAGGGAAGGACGGAGATGCAGGTCGGACCCGACGGCGTCGCCGTCATCGCCATCGCCAACCCGCCCGTCAACGCCCTCTCCGTGGACG TGTTGTATAGCTTGAATGGCCACTATGAAGAAGCGGTTCGAAGGAATGATGTGAGAGCTATTGTTCTTACAG gaaagggAGGGATATTTTCTGCTGGACTCGATTTAAGTGCCTTTGGTGATATTCAGAGAAACAAAT CGGAGCAGCTAAAGGTTGCCTACACGTGGGTTGATGCCATGACTGATATTCTCGAAG ATGCTGGGAAGCCGTCAGTGACTGCTATTGATGGCCTTGCTCTTGGTGCAGGATTAGAAATTTCCATG GTATGCCAAGCACGCATTTCAACCCCAAATGCTCAATTAGGCCTCTCAGATTTTCAAATCGGACTAATACCTGGATTTGGAG GAACACAGCGACTTCCGCGCCTTGTTGGACTGACAAAAGCACTTGAAATGTTGATG CTCTCAAAGCCAATTAAAGCTGAAGAAGCTCATGAGCTGGGTCTAGTCGACGACGTTGTTTCACCAAATGATTTGTTGAATGTTGCTCGCCGTTGGGCTTTGGATATCTCTGAGTCAAGAAGGCCATGGGTCCGAGCGCTCTACAAATCTGACAAGCTTGAATCCCCTGAGGAGGCCAGAGAGATCCTCAATTTTGCCAGAGTTCAGGCTCGAGAGCAGGCTGCCAATCTTCAGCATCCACTCGTCTGTATCGATGTTATCGAAGAAGGAATAATTTCCGGGCCCCGAGCCGGGCTTCGAAAG GAATCCATTGCTTTCCAGGAATTATTTTTCTCAGACACATGCAAAAGCTTGGTCCATGTGTTTTTTTCACAGCGTGCAACGTCAAAG GTTCCTGGGATCACAGACTTGGGGTTGAAGCCTCAGAAGGTATCTAAAGTTGCCGTTGTTGGCGGTGGACTTATGGGTTCAGGAATCGCAACCGCGCTGATACTGAGCCATTATCATGTCATACTCAAAGAAGTCAATGAGAAATATCTAAGTGAAGGAATTGATAGGATAAAAG GAAACTTGCAGAGTCGTGTAAGTAAAGGGAAAATGACCGAGGAGAAATATGAGAAGACACTCTCACTTCTTACGGGTGTCCTGGATTATGAGAAATTCAAGAACATGGATTTAGTTATTGAGGCAA TTTCAGAGAATGTGAAGTTGAAGCAGCAGATTTTTGCTGAACTGGAGCGACACTGTCCTTCCCACTGTTTTCTTGCCACGAACACTTCCACCATTGATCTTAACCTAATCGGAGAGAAGACAAATTCCCAAGACCGCATTGTCGGCGCACACTTCTTCAC TCCAGCTCATATCGTGCCTCTTCTTGAGATAGTCCGCACCCCTCTTACCTCTCCGCAAGCGGTTCTCACTATGCTGAATGTGGGGAAGAATATCAAGAAGACACCAATAGTGGTCGGAAATTGTACTGGCTTTGCAGTCAAGCGTATGTTCTATCCATACACTCAGGCGGCACTCTTTCTTGTCGACCGTGGAATGGATGTTTACAAGATCGATCAAGCTTGTACCAAATTCGGGATGCCAATAGGCCCATTCAG ActggcagatctggttggctttgGTGTTGCTCAAACCACTGGCATGCAGTACCTTGATAACTTTCCGGAGAGGGTCTACAAGTCAATGCTGATTCCTCTCATGATCGGAGACAAAAGGACAG GTGAAGCCTCCGAAAAGGGGTTTTACAAGTATGACAGTAACAGGAAGGCAAACCCTGATCCTGAAATCACGAACTATGTAGTGGAGTCTAGGAGAATGGCAGGAACCACACCTGATCCCGAG TTGCTGAAGTTGGATGACGGTGCGATACCAGAGATATTGTTCTTCCCGGTTATCAACGAAGCATGCCGTGTCCTGGGCGAGAACATCGCCGTCAAGGCTTCTGACCTTGACATCGCCTCCATATTTGGCATGGGTTTCCCATCATACAG GGGTGGCATCATGTACTGGGCGGATTCCATCGGCGCAAGGCGCATCCACACGAAGCTGTCGGAATGGGAGGTGAAGTATGGCCAGTTCTTCAAGCCTTGCAAGTACCTGGCAAAAAGGGCAGCTGGAGGTGTTTCTCTG AGCGCACCAGCGATGAAGACAATGAACAGGGCCATAGGCAAGCTGTAG
- the LOC127349247 gene encoding glyoxysomal fatty acid beta-oxidation multifunctional protein MFP-a isoform X2, with translation MTDILEDAGKPSVTAIDGLALGAGLEISMVCQARISTPNAQLGLSDFQIGLIPGFGGTQRLPRLVGLTKALEMLMLSKPIKAEEAHELGLVDDVVSPNDLLNVARRWALDISESRRPWVRALYKSDKLESPEEAREILNFARVQAREQAANLQHPLVCIDVIEEGIISGPRAGLRKESIAFQELFFSDTCKSLVHVFFSQRATSKVPGITDLGLKPQKVSKVAVVGGGLMGSGIATALILSHYHVILKEVNEKYLSEGIDRIKGNLQSRVSKGKMTEEKYEKTLSLLTGVLDYEKFKNMDLVIEAISENVKLKQQIFAELERHCPSHCFLATNTSTIDLNLIGEKTNSQDRIVGAHFFTPAHIVPLLEIVRTPLTSPQAVLTMLNVGKNIKKTPIVVGNCTGFAVKRMFYPYTQAALFLVDRGMDVYKIDQACTKFGMPIGPFRLADLVGFGVAQTTGMQYLDNFPERVYKSMLIPLMIGDKRTGEASEKGFYKYDSNRKANPDPEITNYVVESRRMAGTTPDPELLKLDDGAIPEILFFPVINEACRVLGENIAVKASDLDIASIFGMGFPSYRGGIMYWADSIGARRIHTKLSEWEVKYGQFFKPCKYLAKRAAGGVSLSAPAMKTMNRAIGKL, from the exons ATGACTGATATTCTCGAAG ATGCTGGGAAGCCGTCAGTGACTGCTATTGATGGCCTTGCTCTTGGTGCAGGATTAGAAATTTCCATG GTATGCCAAGCACGCATTTCAACCCCAAATGCTCAATTAGGCCTCTCAGATTTTCAAATCGGACTAATACCTGGATTTGGAG GAACACAGCGACTTCCGCGCCTTGTTGGACTGACAAAAGCACTTGAAATGTTGATG CTCTCAAAGCCAATTAAAGCTGAAGAAGCTCATGAGCTGGGTCTAGTCGACGACGTTGTTTCACCAAATGATTTGTTGAATGTTGCTCGCCGTTGGGCTTTGGATATCTCTGAGTCAAGAAGGCCATGGGTCCGAGCGCTCTACAAATCTGACAAGCTTGAATCCCCTGAGGAGGCCAGAGAGATCCTCAATTTTGCCAGAGTTCAGGCTCGAGAGCAGGCTGCCAATCTTCAGCATCCACTCGTCTGTATCGATGTTATCGAAGAAGGAATAATTTCCGGGCCCCGAGCCGGGCTTCGAAAG GAATCCATTGCTTTCCAGGAATTATTTTTCTCAGACACATGCAAAAGCTTGGTCCATGTGTTTTTTTCACAGCGTGCAACGTCAAAG GTTCCTGGGATCACAGACTTGGGGTTGAAGCCTCAGAAGGTATCTAAAGTTGCCGTTGTTGGCGGTGGACTTATGGGTTCAGGAATCGCAACCGCGCTGATACTGAGCCATTATCATGTCATACTCAAAGAAGTCAATGAGAAATATCTAAGTGAAGGAATTGATAGGATAAAAG GAAACTTGCAGAGTCGTGTAAGTAAAGGGAAAATGACCGAGGAGAAATATGAGAAGACACTCTCACTTCTTACGGGTGTCCTGGATTATGAGAAATTCAAGAACATGGATTTAGTTATTGAGGCAA TTTCAGAGAATGTGAAGTTGAAGCAGCAGATTTTTGCTGAACTGGAGCGACACTGTCCTTCCCACTGTTTTCTTGCCACGAACACTTCCACCATTGATCTTAACCTAATCGGAGAGAAGACAAATTCCCAAGACCGCATTGTCGGCGCACACTTCTTCAC TCCAGCTCATATCGTGCCTCTTCTTGAGATAGTCCGCACCCCTCTTACCTCTCCGCAAGCGGTTCTCACTATGCTGAATGTGGGGAAGAATATCAAGAAGACACCAATAGTGGTCGGAAATTGTACTGGCTTTGCAGTCAAGCGTATGTTCTATCCATACACTCAGGCGGCACTCTTTCTTGTCGACCGTGGAATGGATGTTTACAAGATCGATCAAGCTTGTACCAAATTCGGGATGCCAATAGGCCCATTCAG ActggcagatctggttggctttgGTGTTGCTCAAACCACTGGCATGCAGTACCTTGATAACTTTCCGGAGAGGGTCTACAAGTCAATGCTGATTCCTCTCATGATCGGAGACAAAAGGACAG GTGAAGCCTCCGAAAAGGGGTTTTACAAGTATGACAGTAACAGGAAGGCAAACCCTGATCCTGAAATCACGAACTATGTAGTGGAGTCTAGGAGAATGGCAGGAACCACACCTGATCCCGAG TTGCTGAAGTTGGATGACGGTGCGATACCAGAGATATTGTTCTTCCCGGTTATCAACGAAGCATGCCGTGTCCTGGGCGAGAACATCGCCGTCAAGGCTTCTGACCTTGACATCGCCTCCATATTTGGCATGGGTTTCCCATCATACAG GGGTGGCATCATGTACTGGGCGGATTCCATCGGCGCAAGGCGCATCCACACGAAGCTGTCGGAATGGGAGGTGAAGTATGGCCAGTTCTTCAAGCCTTGCAAGTACCTGGCAAAAAGGGCAGCTGGAGGTGTTTCTCTG AGCGCACCAGCGATGAAGACAATGAACAGGGCCATAGGCAAGCTGTAG